A genomic segment from Tachypleus tridentatus isolate NWPU-2018 unplaced genomic scaffold, ASM421037v1 Hic_cluster_2, whole genome shotgun sequence encodes:
- the LOC143243104 gene encoding serine/threonine-protein kinase atr-like isoform X1, translating to MLAKYSEESAVLESNALILMYRDVVAIQPEWEEGHFHLAKYYDRVMTTLEKSEKKSEVIVHMVQCYGRSLQYGCRHLFHSMPRMLSLWFDLGTQVVEHQKSKKPPQNLEQWERMLNVMTTKVIPNFVEKLPPYLFYTAFSQLISRICHSHPGISLQLQHYRYQS from the exons ATGCTTGCCAAATATAGTGAAGAATCGGCTGTCTTGGAGAGTAATGCCCTTATTCTAATGTACCGAGATGTGGTTGCCATTCAGCCTGAATGGGAAGAAGGTCACTTCCATTTAGCCAAGTATTATGACCGAGTTATGACTACATTAGAGAAATCAGAAAAGAAAAG TGAAGTTATTGTCCACATGGTTCAGTGCTATGGGCGCTCTCTACAGTATGGATGCAGACATCTTTTTCACTCCATGCCGAGGATGCTGTCACTTTGGTTCGACTTAGGCACACAAGTTGTAGAGCACCAGAAGAGTAAGAAACCTCCTCAGAATCTGGAACAGTGGGAAAGGATGTTAAACGTTATGACaaccaaa gTCATTCCAAATTTTGTGGAAAAGCTTCCTCCATATCTATTTTATACAGCATTTTCTCAGCTAATCTCTCGCATATGCCACTCCCATCCTGGAATATCATTACAGCTTCAG
- the LOC143243104 gene encoding serine/threonine-protein kinase atr-like isoform X2 translates to MLAKYSEESAVLESNALILMYRDVVAIQPEWEEGHFHLAKYYDRVMTTLEKSEKKSEVIVHMVQCYGRSLQYGCRHLFHSMPRMLSLWFDLGTQVVEHQKSKKPPQNLEQWERMLNVMTTKVIPNFVEKLPPYLFYTAFSQLISRICHSHPGISLQLQISILK, encoded by the exons ATGCTTGCCAAATATAGTGAAGAATCGGCTGTCTTGGAGAGTAATGCCCTTATTCTAATGTACCGAGATGTGGTTGCCATTCAGCCTGAATGGGAAGAAGGTCACTTCCATTTAGCCAAGTATTATGACCGAGTTATGACTACATTAGAGAAATCAGAAAAGAAAAG TGAAGTTATTGTCCACATGGTTCAGTGCTATGGGCGCTCTCTACAGTATGGATGCAGACATCTTTTTCACTCCATGCCGAGGATGCTGTCACTTTGGTTCGACTTAGGCACACAAGTTGTAGAGCACCAGAAGAGTAAGAAACCTCCTCAGAATCTGGAACAGTGGGAAAGGATGTTAAACGTTATGACaaccaaa gTCATTCCAAATTTTGTGGAAAAGCTTCCTCCATATCTATTTTATACAGCATTTTCTCAGCTAATCTCTCGCATATGCCACTCCCATCCTGGAATATCATTACAGCTTCAG